The Glycine soja cultivar W05 chromosome 6, ASM419377v2, whole genome shotgun sequence genome has a window encoding:
- the LOC114415622 gene encoding uncharacterized protein LOC114415622, whose translation MFFSQSFYDLFENPAILGLCSVIGMFFSPLWVTFFFGVIVGWLWKPKWARLGKEKLTTSLAKSLDFASPSSASSPLKSALVSPMKSCSSSPCLNSIKMLPPNLESLLLKKGVDKKASSSSSPVKFASSVSSPKSCEETSDAVTIADLHHLWQLVEEKDGGLPWIQMMDRSTPTMSYKAWRREPKDGPPQYRSSTIFEDATPEMVRDLFWDDEFRPRWDDMLASSSIIEECPTTGTMKVQWIRKFPFFCKDREYIIGRRIWESGRHYYCVTKGVNCPSMPRKDKPRRVDVYYSSWCIRAVESNRGNGQLTACEVLLFHHEEMGIPWEIAKLGVRKGMWGTVQKIEPGLRAYQEARASGAALSHSAFMAQVNTKIGPEYLQSIGGDDNSAENESVVASEKPQGVNIPKMLVIGGAVALACSLDRGLVTKYLLFGVARRFANIGKR comes from the exons ATGTTTTTTTCACAGTCTTTCTACGATTTGTTTGAGAACCCTGCAATATTGGGTTTGTGCTCAGTTATTGGAATGTTTTTTAGTCCTCTGTGGGTAACATTTTTCTTCGGTGTCATCGTTGGATGGTTGTGGAAACCGAAATGGGCGAGGTTGGGGAAAGAAAAATTGACGACTTCCCTCGCCAAGTCCTTAGATTTTGCCTCACCCTCCTCGGCTTCTTCACCATTAAAGTCTGCTCTAGTTTCTCCTATGAAGAGTTGTTCTTCGTCTCCTTGCCTTAATTCCATTAAAATGCTACCTCCAAACCTAGAATCTTTGCTCCTCAAAAAAGGGGTGGATAAAAAGGCTTCCTCATCATCCTCTCCCGTGAAATTTGCAAGTTCCGTCAG TTCACCCAAATCCTGCGAGGAAACTTCTGATGCTGTGACAATAGCGGATTTACATCATCTATGGCAGCTTGTGGAGGAGAAAGATGGAGGTCTCCCTTGGATTCAGATGATGGATCGTTCTACCCCTACCATGAGTTACAAAGCATGGCGTAGAGAACCAAAG GATGGTCCTCCCCAATATAGAAGCAGCACTATTTTTGAAGATGCTACCCCTGAGATGGTGAGGGACTTGTTTTGGGATGACGAGTTCCGACCGAGATGGGATGACATGCTTGCAAGCTCTTCAATCATTGAAGAGTGTCCCACTACTGGTACTATGAAAGTGCAGTGGATACGGAAG TTTCCCTTTTTCTGTAAAGATAGAGAATACATAATTGGTCGGAGAATATGGGAATCTGGAAGGCATTACTATTGTGTGACCAAG ggAGTAAATTGTCCTTCAATGCCTAGAAAAGATAAACCTAGACGCGTTGATGTGTACTACTCTAGTTGGTGCATTAGAGCAG tgGAATCAAATAGAGGTAATGGCCAGTTAACTGCCTGTGAAGTCTTGCTCTTCCATCATGAAGAAATGGGCATTCCATGGGAGATTGCAAAGCTTGGAGTAAGGAAAGGAATGTGGGGAACTGTTCAGAAGATTGAACCCGGTTTGCGAGCTTATCAAGAAGCAAGAGCTTCTGGTGCTGCACTCTCTCATTCAGCCTTTATGGCCCAAGTCAACACAAAAATAGGCCCTGAGTACTTGCAATCGATCGGGGGCGATGACAATTCAGCAGAGAATGAAAGTGTGGTTGCTTCAGAGAAACCACAGGGCGTGAACATACCCAAGATGCTAGTCATTGGTGGTGCTGTTGCTCTTGCTTGTAGTCTTGATAGGGGACTGGTGACAAAGTATCTTCTATTTGGTGTTGCTAGAAGATTTGCCAATATAGGTAAAAGATAG
- the LOC114415621 gene encoding uncharacterized protein LOC114415621 — protein MDSKQCNPSNSGANLGLKRGGFCLDPPGCDRLETFLAVLDSAEEEVASVLGFEFVLFTGSKEKLQFWACAISKWLKMDIIVLLC, from the coding sequence ATGGATTCAAAGCAGTGTAACCCGTCCAACTCCGGCGCAAATCTGGGCCTCAAACGGGGCGGGTTTTGCTTGGATCCACCGGGTTGTGATAGATTGGAAACTTTTCTGGCGGTTTTGGACTCAGCGGAGGAGGAAGTGGCTTCTGTGTTGGGCTTCGAATTCGTGCTTTTTACTGGGAGCAAAGAAAAGCTCCAGTTCTGGGCCTGCGCGATCTCGAAGTGGCTGAAGATGGACATCATCGTGTTGTTGTGTTAA
- the LOC114415620 gene encoding 60S acidic ribosomal protein P1-like — protein MDSGVQGCILATLILHDEEIPVTAEKINALLKASNVSAESYWPSLFAKLAQNKNIEDLILNAGGGGGAAAAVAAPAAGGGAAAAAAPAAEEKKEEVKEESDDDMGFGLFD, from the exons ATGGATTCCGGTGTCCAGGGTTGCATCTTAGCCACTTTAATTCTCCACGACGAGGAAATTCCAGTCACC GCTGAGAAGATCAACGCTCTGTTGAAGGCCTCTAATGTCTCCGCCGAGTCATACTGGCCCAGCCTCTTCGCCAAGCTCGCCCAGAATAAGAACATCGAAGACCTCATTTTGAACgccggtggtggtggtggtgccgCCGCTGCCGTTGCCGCTCCCGCCGCCGGTGGTGGTGCTGCCGCTGCAGCCGCACCCGCCGCCGAGGAAAAGAAG GAAGAAGTGAAGGAAGAAAGTGACGATGACATGGGTTTCGGCTTGTTTGATTAG
- the LOC114415619 gene encoding protein EMBRYO SAC DEVELOPMENT ARREST 30-like — MPFLTKIKWVVLSVVTLSLASIIIHLSLTKLWAVNIVQYKALPSLPEEFGSVLGRQVIKNKKLWGSIESLETLQPNANARSNYSVPKEQSNGFIYAKVFGGFAKIRSSIPDLVAISRILNATLVIPEFQESTRSKGISSKFKSFSYLYNEEQFITFLKNDVIIAKSLPESLMERRRRNEIPTFKPTSSASLNFYIEEILPKLKKSKVIGLIIADGGALQSILPLSMAEIQRLRCRVAFHALQFRPEIQTLGRRMVHKLRALGQPFLAFHPGLLRETLAYNGCAELFQDVHTELIQHRRSQMIKEGILKDELNVDSHLRREKGLCPIMPEEVGILLRVMGYPAKTIIYLAGSELFGGQRALIPLRSMFINTLDRTSLCSEKELSDLVGPETPLPVNSFRPPPTKSEKELKEEWKKAGPRPRPLPPPPGRPIYQHEKEGWYAWITETPTEPDPSPMDLRMKAHRLLWDALDYIVSLEADAFFPGFNNDGSGWPDFSSLVMGHRLYETASFRTYRPDRKVVAELFNTTRENLYHPKHNWTILVQEHLNKSLTEEGLIRQSLLSKPAMFLSHPFPECSCRIASTKATNHVKGENGQVLYGGEDICPKWMQHANDAGKLEKEGVKSQDEGLADYESNDFVDESESDKNGSKTSQTPLWDQDEEMDPND, encoded by the exons ATGCCATTCTTAACTAAGATAAAATGGGTTGTTCTTTCTGTAGTCACTTTATCTCTGGCATCTATCATCATTCATCTATCTTTGACAAAGTTGTGGGCTGTTAACATAGTGCAGTATAAAGCACTACCTAGTCTTCCTGAAGAATTTGGATCTGTGTTGGGTAGACAg GTTATAAAGAATAAGAAGCTATGGGGTTCCATTGAGTCTTTGGAAACATTACAGCCTAATGCAAATGCTAGAAGCAATTATTCTG TTCCAAAGGAGCAGAGCAATGGTTTCATATATGCAAAAGTTTTTGGTGGGTTTGCAAAGATAAGATCATCG ATCCCCGATCTTGTTGCTATTTCTAGAATTTTAAATGCTACTCTTGTCATTCCTGAATTTCAAGAAAGTACTCGCTCAAAAGGAATTAG CTCAAAGTTCAAGAGTTTTTCCTATCTTTATAACGAGGAGCAGTTCATAACATTTCTCAAAAATGACGTAATCATTGCAAAGAGCCTGCCAGAAAGTTTGATggaaaggagaagaagaaatgaaattCCTACATTTAAGCCCACAAGTTCAGCTTCTCTAAACTTTTACATCGAAGAAATTTTACCAAAGCTAAAGAAATCAAAGGTTATCGGATTAATTATTGCCGATGGTGGAGCTCTGCAG TCAATACTCCCACTTAGCATGGCTGAGATTCAGAGGCTAAGATGCAGGGTTGCTTTCCATGCCCTGCAATTTCGTCCAGAAATTCAAACGCTTGGCCGTCGGATGGTTCACAA GTTAAGAGCATTGGGGCAACCATTCTTGGCATTCCATCCTGGCTTATTGAGAGAAACCTTGGCATACAATGGTTGTGCAGAACTTTTTCAG GATGTACACACTGAACTCATTCAACATCGAAGGTCTCAAATGATAAAGGAAGGAATTCTTAAGGATGAATTGAATGTGGATTCACACTTGCGAAGAGAAAAAGGTCTATGTCCGATCATGCCTGAAGAG GTTGGCATTCTCCTTCGAGTAATGGGTTATCCTGCCAAAACAATCATTTATCTGGCTGGCTCTGAATTATTTGGTGGTCAACGTGCTTTAATTCCTTTGCGTTCCATGTTCATCAATACTCTGGATCGCACTTCCTTGTGCAGTGAGAAAGAGTTGTCTGATTTGGTTGGACCTGAAACACCTCTTCCTGTAAATAGTTTTCGACCACCtcccacaaaaagtgagaaagaactcaaagaagaatggaagaaggcTGGTCCTCGGCCTCGACCCCTTCCCCCACCTCCAGGCAGACCAATTTACCAGCATGAAAAAGAAGGTTGGTATGCTTGGATCACTGAGACCCCTACAGAACCTGATCCTTCCCCTATGGATCTGAGGATGAAAGCACACAGGTTACTTTGGGATGCGCTTGATTACATTGTTTCTTTGGAAGCAGATGCCTTCTTTCCTGGATTTAACAATGATGGTAGTGGATGGCCAGATTTTTCAAGCCTTGTCATGGGGCATCGACTGTACGAGACAGCTTCTTTTAGAACATACCGACCAGACAG GAAAGTTGTTGCGGAACTTTTCAACACGACTCGTGAAAATCTGTACCATCCTAAGCATAATTGGACGATTTTAGTACAGGAACATCTTAACAAAAGTTTGACTGAAGAAGGCCTCATAAGGCAATCTCTTTTGTCAAAACCTGCAATGTTCCTTTCACATCCATTTCCAGAATGTTCCTGTAGAATAGCTTCAACCAAGGCTACTAATCATGTCAAAGGTGAGAATGGCCAGGTTCTATATGGAGGTGAAGATATATGCCCCAAATGGATGCAACATGCTAATGACGCAGGTAAATTGGAGAAAGAAGGCGTCAAATCCCAAGATGAAGGGCTGGCAGACTATGAAAGTAATGATTTTGTTGATGAATCTGAATCTGACAAAAATGGTAGCAAAACCAGTCAGACTCCACTCTGGGATCAAGATGAGGAAATGGATCCAAATGACTAA